The Spirochaetaceae bacterium genome contains the following window.
AGATGTGTATAAGAAGACAGGCGCAGAGGCGCGCACGGCGCCCGGCACCGCACCGACCGCGGGCGGCGCCCACGACGAGGCCGTTGCCGCAAGGGTCGCCGGCACCGATGTACGCGCTAGGGCGCGCGCCGGCACGCGCGGCCTAGCGCGGCCTCGCGGCGCGTACGCCGAGGCTCAGACGTGAGCCGGCGCGTGGTGCGCGGGCGCGGGGCGGTGGCCAACCCCGGCAACCGCTTCGACGGTATCGATCACGTGCCCGATCCGGAGGCCCTGCAGGCGCAGCATGACGCCGGCGAAGCGCCCGAGCGCCCGCGCACCGAGCTGCTGCGCGACACTTCGCGCAGCATCATCACCTACAACGACAGCCCCGACGTTCGCTTCGACGCCTCCATCAACCCCTACCGCGGCTGCGAGCACGGCTGCTCCTACTGCTTCGCGCGGCCCACCCACGAGTACCTGGGCATGTCCGCGGGGCTCGACTTCGAGACCCGCATCGTGGTCAAGGAAGACGCCGCCGCCCTGCTGCGCGCGGAGTTGGGCCGGCCCGGCTGGCGCCCGCAGACGCTCGGCCTGAGCGGCGTCACCGATCCCTACCAGCCGATCGAGCGCCGGCTCGGCATCACCCGCTCCTGCCTGGAGGTGCTGTGCGAGGCGCGCAACCCGGTGATCGTCATCACCAAGAACTTCCTGGTAACACGCGACCTGGACCTGCTGGCCAGGCTGGCGCGGCGGCGCATGGCGGCGGTGTGCATCTCGCTGCCGACCATCGATCACGCTCTGAGCAGGGCCATGGAGCCGCGCACCAGCACCCCGGAGCGGCGCCTGCATGCGGTCCGGAGGCTGGCGGACGCCGGCATCCCGGTAATCGCACTCGTTGCGCCGGTCATTCCGGGCCTCACCGACCACGAGATACCGGCCATCCTCGCCGCCGCGCGCGGCGCGGGGGCCACCCATGCCGGCTACGTCACCCTGCGCCTGCCCCATGCGGTGGCGCCGCTGTTCACCGCCTGGCTGGAGGAGCATCGTCCCAACCACGCGCGCAAGGTGCTGGCACGCATCCGCGACCTGCGCGGCGGCACACTGTACGAGGCGCGCTTCGGCGCCCGCATGCGCGGCTCCGGCGCGTTCGCCGACCTGATCGAACAGATGTTCGAGGGCGCCTGCCGCCGCGCCGGCCTCAACAACGGCCGCGTCGACCTGCGTACCGACCTGTTCCGGCGCCCGGCCGGCGACCCGCGGCAACTGACGCTGTTCCCGGACACGGACCGGTGACGCACGTGCATGGGCGGCACGTACCCGCAGCCCGTGGTGAAACTCCGCCTGCATTCGCGACGCCGGGCTCCACCACGGACTGCCTGGCGCTGCACGCGTTCATGGCGGAGCAGGCCACACCGCCGGCGCCCGACCTGGCCGACCGTCCCGACAGCGACGAGGAGGTGCGCGAGCCGCCGCGGTACGAGGTGCTGATGCACAACGACCACTACACCACCATGGACTTCGTGGTCAGCGTCCTGGAGAGTATCTTCTACAAGGCCCCCTCGGAGGCGACCCGCATCATGCTGGCCATCCATCGCCACGGCGCCGGGCGCTGCGGCGTGTATACCCGCGAGGTGGCGGAGATGAAGGTGGAACAGGTGCATCGACTGGCGCGCAAGAACGAGTTTCCCCTGCGCTGCTCCATTCAGGAGGCCCCGTAGTGCTCAGCCGCGACGTTGAACTGTCGGTGGCGGCGGCGTTTCGGGAGGCCGAGATTCGCCGTCACGAGTTCGTGACCCTGGAACACCTGCTGTACGCGCTGCTGCACAACGACGACTGCGCGGCGATCATCGCCGCCTGCGGCGGCGAAGCCCACGAGTTGCGCACCCGGCTGGAGGCGTTCTTTCGCGACCACCTGCAGTCGGTGCCGGGTCAGACCCCCTACGAGCTGGACATGACCCGCACCGTGCGCCGCATGCTGCAGCGCGTGGTGCTGCAGGTGCGCGGCGCCGAACGCGAGCAGGCCGGCGCCGGAGACGTGCTGGCCGGGCTGCTGCTGGAGGCCGACTCGCACGCCGCCTTCTTCCTGCAGGAACAGGGCATCTCGCGTGTCGACGTGCTGGAGGTTATCTCGCACGGCGGAGCGGAGACGGCCGGCGCGGATGCCGGCGACCGCGGCACTCCCGGACGCACCGGGACGAAGGGCGACACCGCGGCCGGGCTCCTGCAGCGCTTCACCACCGACCTCACCGAACGCGCCGCCGCGGGCGCCATCGACCCCCTGATCGGACGCCGCCAGGAAACCGAACGCGCCCTGCAGATCCTCGGCCGGCGCCAGAAGAACAGCCCGGTGCTGGTCGGCGACGCCGGCGTCGGCAAGACCGCCATCGTGGAAGGGTTCGCGCTGCGCATTGCCGACCGTGAGGTGCCGCCGGCGTTCCGCGACGCTCGCATCGTCAGCCTCGACCTCGGGGCGCTGCTCGCCGGCACCAAGTTCCGTGGAGACTTCGAGGAACGGCTCAAGGGGGTGATCGGCGCCCTGCGCGAACAGCCCGGCACCATCCTGTTCATCGACGAAATCCACACCATCGTGGGCGCCGGCGCCACCTCCGGCGGTTCCATGGACGCCTCCAACATCCTCAAGCCGGTGCTCGGCGGCGGCGAGTTGCGCTGTATCGGCTCCACCACCTACGAGGAGTACCGCCGCCACTTCGAGAAGGACCACGCGCTGTCGCGGCGCTTCCAGAAGATCGTGGTGGCCGAGCCGTCGGTGGCCGATACGGTGCTGATCCTGCGCGGCCTGCGCGACCGCTACGAGAGCTTTCATGGCGTGCGCTACAGCGACGCGGCGCTCGGCAGCGCGGCCGAGCTGGCGGCGGCGCACATCCACGACCGGCGCCTGCCGGACAAGGCGATCGACGTAATCGACGAGGCCGGCTCACGCCACAAGCTGCGTGCCGCGGCGGACGAGCAGTCCGGCGCCGACGCCGCCGGTGCCGGTGCAGGTACGGATGCGGATGCGGATCCGGATGCGGATGTGGCCGCGACGCCTGGTGCGCGCACGCCCGCCGGCCGGCGCCACCTCATCACGCGCACCGAGATCGCCGCGGTGGTGGCCGGCATCAGCGGACGGCCGGTGGCGGCGGTATCGGGCGGCGGGCGGCAGGCGCTGCGCGACCTTCCCGAGCGGCTGCGGCAGCGGGTGTTCGGCCAGGACGAGGCGATCGACCGCATCGCACGCGCCATCAAGCGCAACCGCGCCGGGCTCGGCGACGCCGACAAGCCGATCGGCGCGTTTCTGCTCACCGGCCCCACCGGCGTCGGCAAGACCGAGCTGACCCGGCAGCTCGCCGACATCCTCGGCGTGGAGCTGATCCGCATCGACATGAGCGAGTACCAGGAAAAGCACACCGTCTCGCGGCTGATCGGCGCGCCGCCCGGCTACGTGGGCTACGATGAGGGCGGCTACCTCACCGACGCCGTGATCAAGGCGCCCTACTCCGTGGTGCTGCTCGACGAGATCGAGAAGGCGCATCCCGACCTGTTCGACCTGCTGCTGCAGATCATGGACCACGCCACCCTGACCGACGGCAACGGCCGGCGCGCCGACTTCCATCACACCGTGCTGGCGATGACCTCCAACGCCGGCGGCGAGGAGATGAGCGCGTCCACCATCGGCTTCGACGACGGTACGGCGCCGGTGCCCACCTCGGCCGCCGAGGCCGCCGCCAAGCGCCTGTTCCGCCCCGAGTTCATCAACCGGCTCGACGCCATCGTCACCTTCCAGCCGCTGGAGCCGGACAGCGTGCGGCGCATCGTGGCGACCCACGTCGACCGGCTCAACGACAAGCTCCGCTCCACCGCGGGCCGCGGAAGCCGCGCCCAGGTGCGGCTCAGCGCAGCCGCGGCGCAGTGGCTGGCCGAACGCGGCTACGAGCCGCGCTACGGCGCCCGCCCCCTCGCCCGCCTGTTCCAGCGCGAGGTGGCCGACCACGTCACCGACCTGCTGCTCGCCGGCCCCGTGCGCGGCACCCTGCTGGTCGAGGTGCGGGAGGACGGCGCCGGCCTCGCCGTGACCGCCGTACCTGCCGCGCCAGCCGCGGCGCGTTGATTCACGAATTCCGCAGCGGTCTGTCGTACATGCGATAGCGCTTGTAGACGCGCGCCCCCATCTTCTCCAGCGTGGTGCGCATGGCGACGTTGTCCTCCAGCACCCACGAGAACTCGCCCTGGTTGAACCCCTTGGCGGTGCCGCGCGTGTAGGTCTCGTAGTAGAACAACGCATCCAGCCCCAGGTTGCGATACCGGTGGCGCACCCCGGCCAGCACCACCCGCAGCAGGTCGATCCGGCGCCTGTACCAGAGCACCTTGAACACGCCTGCCGGAAACAACCGCCCGTTCATGCGCCGCAGCACCTGGTTGAAGTCGGGCACCGCCAGCGAGAAGCCTGCCGGCTCGCCGTCCACGAAGGCGAAGAACGCCAGGTCCGGATCCAGCACCATCTTCAGGTCGGCGGCGGCGTAGTCGATCTCGGCGTCGGTGAACGGCACGAACCCCCAGTTCTTCGTCCAGGCGTCATTGTAGATCAGCTTGACCAGCGCCATCTCGCGGTCGATCCGCTTGAGGTCCGCGCTGCGGATGGTCACGTTGTGACGGCGGCGCACCAGTTCCGCCACGCGGGCCACCTTGGGCGGCACCGGCGTCTCCTCCTCCGCCATGTACAGCGCCACCATGTCCTTGGCCTTGCTCAGCCCGGCACTCTCCAGCAGGCGCGGGTAGTAGGGCGGGTTGTAGGCCATCATGATGGCCGGGGGCCGGTCGTAGGCGTCCAGCAGGATGCCCATCGATTCGGCGGTCGACGGGTTGACGGGGCCGCGCAGGCGCTCCATGCCGCGCGCCGCCACCCACTCCGCCGCCGCGTCGAACAGCGCACCCGCCACCGCGTCGTCGTTCAGCGCCTCGAAGAACCCGAAGAACCCGGTGCGCTCGGCGTGAAAGCTGTTGTAGTGGTGGTCGATGATCGCCGCCACCGTGCCCGCCGGAGCGCCGTTCCGGCGCGCCAGGAACAGCTCGATCTCGGCATGCTCGTAGAACGGGTTGCGCACGGTGTCCAGCTTCTTCTTGAAGTCGCTGATCAGCGGCGGCACCCAGGCATCCATGCCGCGGTACACCGTCCACGGAAAGCGGATGAAGCGCCTCCGGTCGGCCGCCGCGCGAGCCGGGCGCACGGTTATGCCACTGTTCGAGGTCGTGGACGCGGCACTCACGGTAGCGTGTATGGTACGGGCTCGTGCCGACATGAACAACAGATCGGCGGTACCTGGCGGTACCTGGCCCGAGGTAGCTGCCACCCTCCGTGCTGCCTCCGGAAGAGAAATGGGGCGGGCGCGCGCCGCGATGTCGGATCGGATAGCTCCCCGGTCAGTTTCGCTGGAAGTCGCGGCATGTGCGCCCGCCCTGCTTTCATCATCGGCGCGGCCGCGGGGGCGTTGTAGCTTCTCTTTCGTCACCAAACCATGGACGAAGGAGGCCCGGAAGTGTTCGTTCAGTGTCTTGTTGGGAGCAAGGGGGCGCAGGCGAGCGCCCGCGCAGGAGTCGAACGCGGGCGCCGTGCCGGCTGTGCCGCGGCCAACCCCTGCCGCCGTGAGCGGCGCGCCGGTGGGGCGCGCCCCGTGGTAGCATCGATCAGGAATTGATAGTAGCCTTACCACATATCCGTTTTCGCGGTAATAGCTATTTTTTGCGTAACCGTGTGCGTAAACGTGCCAAGGCCCGGGTGGTGCTTGGATCGAGGACGCGAAGGAGAGACTACTTGCATCAAGCCATGGACCCAAACCAGGAACTCAAGGCGCTTCGCGAGCGCATCTCCACGCTCAGCTCCGCGATTCTGCGCATCAGCGCGACCCTCGACGTGACCACCGTCCTGCAGGAGGTCGTCGACAGCGCGCGCACTCTCACCGGCGCCCGCTACGGCGTGATCACTACCAACGACGAGCAGGGACAGTTGCAGGAGTACGTCAGCTCCGGCTTCACGGCGGAGGAGCACGCCGAGTTCGCGGCCTGGCCGGACGGGCCCAAGCTCTGGGAGCACCTGCGTGACCTGCCGGGACCGATACGCCTGTCGGACCTGCCCGCGTTCGTCCGCTCGCTCGGCTACTCCCCGGACCTGATGCGCTCGAAGACGTTCCAGGGAACGCCGATCCGACACCGCGGCATGCAGGTCGGCCAACTGTTTCTCGCCGAGAAGGAAGGCGCGCCGGAGTTCACGACCGAGGACGAAAAGGTACTCGTGATGTTTGCCTCGTTGGCAGCGACGGCGATCGCCAACGCTCGCACCCACCGCGACGAGCAACGCGCGCGGGCCGACCTGGAAGCGTTGGTCGAAACCTCGCCGATGGGCGTCGTGGTGTTCAACGCCGGAACCGGCCACCCGACGTGGTCCAATCGGGAGGCGCGGCGCATCGTGGAAAGCCTGCGCTCGCCGGGGCGTCCGGTCGAAGAGCTGTTGGAGTCCATCACGTGCCGGCGCGCGGACGGCCGCGAGATCGCCTTCGCCGAATTCTCGATGGCAGTGCAGTCCAGCAACATCGACACGGTGCGCGCGGAGGAGATCGTGCTCTCGGTTCCGGACGGGCGCAGCGTCAGGACTCTGGTCAACTGTACACCGATCCAGTCCGAGGAAGGCGCGGTAGAGTCGGTGGTGATCACCATGCAGGACCTGGCCCCGCTCGATGAGCTGGAACGCCTCCGCGCCGAGTTCCTCGGGATGGTGAGCCACGAGTTGCGAGCGCCGCTCACCGCCATCAAGGGCTCGGTCGACATCCTGTTGGAGGCGGCGCCGGAGCTCGACCCGGCCGAACGCCATGAGTACTTCCGGATCATCCATGATCAAGCGGAACGCATGCGCGGCCTCATCGGCGACTTGCTCGACGCCGGCCGCATCGACTCCGGCACGCTGTCGGTATCGCCCGAGTCATCCGAGGTGGCCGACCTGGTGGACCGGGCGCGCAACACGTTCCTGAGCGGAGGCGGCCCGCACACCGTGCTGATCGACCTGCCGCTCGACCTGCCACCGGTCATGGCCGATCGGCGACGCATCGTGCAGGTGCTGAACAACCTCCTCTCGAACGCCGCGAGGTGCTCTCCCGAGTCTTCCCCGATCCGGGTCGGCGCGGTGCGCCGCGGCTTTCACGTCGCCATTTCGGTTTCGGATGAAGGCCGGGGAGTGCCGCCGGAGCTGCTGCCGCGACTGTTCCAACGGGGCGCCGGCGGCGCCGGAAGCGGCGGGCTTCGCGACAAGGGCGGCACCGGCCTCGGGCTGGTCATCTGCAAGGGACTGGTGGAGGCGCACGGGGGCCGGATCTGGGCCGAGAGCGACGGCGCCGGGCAAGGCGCGCAGTTCACGTTCACCGTGCCGGTGACCGAGCACGTCGACGCCGCCGGCTCGGCAGCCGTCGATCCTCGCCGCCCACCCCGGTCTCGGGCGTCGCAGGAACGCGCTCGCGTCCTGGTGGTGGATGACGACCCGCAGACGCTGCGCTACGTGCGCGACGCGCTCACCGCCGCGCACTACTCGCCGCTCGTGACCGGTGACCACGCCTCACTGTCGCACATCATCCGCACGGAGCAGCCTCAACTTGTCCTGCTCGACTTGATGCTCCCGGGGACCGACGGCATCGAACTGATGGAACGCGTGCCGGAACTCGACGATCTGCCGGTCGTCTTCATCTCGGGGTACGGACGCGACGAGACGATCGCCAGGGCATTGGAGGCGGGCGCCGCCGACTACATCGTCAAGCCGTTCTCGGCGACGGAGTTGACGGCCCGAGTTCGGGCGGCGCTGCGCAGGCACGCCGAACCTGAACCGTTTGCGCTCGGCGAACTCGCCATTCACTACGAGCAGCGGCGGGTGACGGTCGGCGAGCGTGAGGTGGTGCTCACTGCGACCGAGTACGAGCTGCTGAGCACGCTGGCGCGCAGAGCGGGACGGGTCGTAACCTACGATGCGCTGCTGCGCCAGATTTGGGGCGAGCGCGACACCGGCGATGTCAACCTGGTACGCAACTTCGTGAAGAAGCTCCGGGCGAAGCTCGGTGACGACGCCGCGACACCAACCTGGGTGTTGAACGTGCGCGGCGTCGGTTACCGCATGCCCCCGCCGTCCGCGCCACTGCCACAGTGATCACGGCTGATCACGGCTGATCACGGCCTTGCTTCCCGCGTCAAACACGAACGGCATGATGCGAAGGCGACCGCTACCTCGGGGCGACATCTTCATCGATCGTCCGGCACCGCCATTCGGTAGCCGACCCCGCGTTCGTTGAAGATGTACGTCGGGCATGCCGGGTCATCGCCCAGCTTGCCGCGCAGCTTCTTCACGAACGTTCGCACCGGTTCGGAACCGGCGGTCACCCGTTCTCCCCAGATCTGCCGCAGCAGCGAGTCGTAGGTCAATACGCGCCCCGCGTTGACCGAGAGCACGCGCAGCAGCTCGTACTCGGTCACGGTCAATCGCACGGTACGGCCTGCGACGGTCACTCGCCGCATCTCGTAGTCGATCGCCAGGTCCGCTACCAGGAATGGTGCGGGGCTGTTCCGCTTGCGCAGGGCGGCCCGGACGCGCGCCGTCAACTCCGTCGCCGAGAACGGCTTGACGATGTAGTCGGCGGCGCCCGCCTCCAATGCCCTGGCGATCGTCTCGTCCCGTCCATAGCCGGAAATGAAGATGACCGGAAGGTCGGCCAGCGCGGGGACGGACTCCATCAGTTCGATGCCGTCGACATCCGGGAACACCAGGTCGAGCAGTACCAACTGTGGCCTTCTTGTGCTGATGAGGTGCGACAACTCTCGCGGATCGCCGGTCACCGACGTTGCGAATCCGGCACTGACCAGGGCTTGACGGACAATGCGCAACGTCAGCGGGTCGTCATCGACAACGAGTATCCGGGCACGCTCCTCACCGCGAGGCGAAGCCGCACACGGCGGCGAGGTTCGCCCTCCGGTGTCTTCGACCGCTGGCAGCGTGAATATGATCCGCGTCCCCCGGCCCGGCCCCAGGCTCTCGGCGCGGATGCGGCCGCCGTGGGCCTCCACCAGCCCCCTGCAGACAACCAGGCCGAGGAGTCGGTCGCGGCCCCTCGTTCCCCTGCCGCCGCCGGTGGCAGCGTGTTTCCGGAACAGGTGGGGCAACCGGTCGGGCGCCTCGCCCGCGCCTTCGCCGGTTACCGAGATCGCCAGCTCAGTTCCTTCCTGCAGCGCGGTGACCCGAATGGGCGAAGACTGCGGGGAGTTGCCGGCCGCGTAGGAGAACAGGTTGTTCAGGACTTGCGCGATGCGCAGCTCGTCGGCCATCACCCGCGGCAGGTCCGGCGCCAGGTCGATCTTCAGGACGTGCCGGGCACCGCTGCTCAGGAACGTCCGCCTCGCATGGTCCACCAGCGTGGCAGCATCAACGAGTTGCGGGTCCACGGACAGCGTGCCGGTTTCGATACGCCCGGCATCGAGCAAGTCCCTGATGAGGCCGTCCATGTCATCGGCCTGTTGTGCGATGATTCGGAAGAACTGCCGCACCTCGGCCGGGTCTACGATCCCCAAGTTGCCGAGCACGGTAGCGGTCAGGCCCTTGATGGAACTCAGCGGTGCCCGCAACTCGTGGCTCACCATGTCCAGGAACTCCGCCCGCCGGCGCTCCAACTCGTCCAGTGGCCCGAGGTCCTGCATCGTCACGACCACCGACCGGACCGTGCTGTCCTCGGTCTTGATCGGCGTCGCGTTGATGAGTGCCCTGACGCTCCTTCCGCCGCGTACCGAGAGCGCGATCTCTTCGGCGCTCACCGCGGCGGCGCTGTTCAGGACCACCGCCAACGGGAACTGGTCGAACGCCACCTCCCGCCCGTCGGCGAACCGGCACGTCGTTGCCGGCAACAGCTCTTCCACGGTCTGCCCGGGGTCGAGCAAGCCCGAAACGATCCGCCTCGCTTCCCGATTGCAGGACACCGGATGGCCGGTTCGGGCGTCGAGCACCACGACTCCCACCGGCGAGGTATCGATCAACGTCTCCAGGTCAGCCCGGCTCAGGCTCGGTATACGGTCCGGTAGCGCTCTGTTCTGCAGGCTGAGTTCTTCTCTGCTCTTCATCATCCCGTCGCTCGTTACTCCCGGAAGAACGGCGCGACCGCGCGGCGCGGCGCCGCGTGATGTCGATCCATCTCAGCACGCGACATCAGCCCGGAAATCCACAAATTCGCCACTATAATAGCACAATAGTGCACAGTGTGTTCACGATCAAATTCTATGATTCGGCCTTCCACTACTTCAATTTCGAGAGACGGTATGCCGAGAACAAAGACATTCGACCCCGAGTGGGCACTGACCAAGGCGATGGAGGTATTCCGGGCACGCGGCTATGGATCCACGCACATGGGCAAGATCGCGGAGCATATCGGGGTCAGCCGGAGCAGCTTGTACGCTACGTTCGGTGACAAGCGTACCTTGTTCCTGAGTGGCCTGCGGCGGGACGCGCAGGCGTACCGGACGGAGCGGATGCCGGGCCTGGAGACGGCCGCCGCGCCGCGCAAGGCGATCGTCGACCTGTTCGAGTCGACATTCGTGGAGGGCGGCGGCGCCACGCCACCTGGCGGCATTCTGCTCATCAGGGCGGCACTCGAGCTTGTGCCCAACGATCCGGAGGTGTCTGCCTTGGTCCAGGACGAAGTCGCGGTTCTCGAACAGAACATTCGTCGTGGGATCGAACGCGCACAGGCGGTGGGCGAGGTCGACAGCGACGTTGACGCTGCCCAGGCGGCTTGGGCTCTGCTCGGTCTGTTCCTCGGCACGCACCTGCTGCTGCGGAGCAAACCGGTGCTGCACGCCGCCGCGCGCCAGGTCGAAGCGCTGCTGCCGCCGCCTCAGGGGCGTCGACGTCGTGGCCGGGGACCGGTCAGCCCGCGCCCGCCCAAGCTCTCCTCGGAGTGAATGCGGCAGTACAGCCTGCCCAGGTCTCGAATGCCGGGTGCGGCGTCAACCTCTACTCGTCGCCCGGTGCGGCCATGCGGTAGCCGACCCCACGCTCGTTGAAGATGTAGGTCGGGGTTGCCGAGTTGTCGCCGAGCTTGCCGCGCAGCTTCTTCACGAACGTCCGCACCGGTTCGGTATCCTCCCGCTGTCCCCAGATCTGCCTGACCAGTGATTCGTAGGTCAATACCCGGCCCGCGTTGACCGAGAGCACCCGCAGCAACTCGTACTCGGTCGCGGTCAGCCG
Protein-coding sequences here:
- a CDS encoding PA0069 family radical SAM protein; amino-acid sequence: MSRRVVRGRGAVANPGNRFDGIDHVPDPEALQAQHDAGEAPERPRTELLRDTSRSIITYNDSPDVRFDASINPYRGCEHGCSYCFARPTHEYLGMSAGLDFETRIVVKEDAAALLRAELGRPGWRPQTLGLSGVTDPYQPIERRLGITRSCLEVLCEARNPVIVITKNFLVTRDLDLLARLARRRMAAVCISLPTIDHALSRAMEPRTSTPERRLHAVRRLADAGIPVIALVAPVIPGLTDHEIPAILAAARGAGATHAGYVTLRLPHAVAPLFTAWLEEHRPNHARKVLARIRDLRGGTLYEARFGARMRGSGAFADLIEQMFEGACRRAGLNNGRVDLRTDLFRRPAGDPRQLTLFPDTDR
- a CDS encoding AAA family ATPase, translated to MLSRDVELSVAAAFREAEIRRHEFVTLEHLLYALLHNDDCAAIIAACGGEAHELRTRLEAFFRDHLQSVPGQTPYELDMTRTVRRMLQRVVLQVRGAEREQAGAGDVLAGLLLEADSHAAFFLQEQGISRVDVLEVISHGGAETAGADAGDRGTPGRTGTKGDTAAGLLQRFTTDLTERAAAGAIDPLIGRRQETERALQILGRRQKNSPVLVGDAGVGKTAIVEGFALRIADREVPPAFRDARIVSLDLGALLAGTKFRGDFEERLKGVIGALREQPGTILFIDEIHTIVGAGATSGGSMDASNILKPVLGGGELRCIGSTTYEEYRRHFEKDHALSRRFQKIVVAEPSVADTVLILRGLRDRYESFHGVRYSDAALGSAAELAAAHIHDRRLPDKAIDVIDEAGSRHKLRAAADEQSGADAAGAGAGTDADADPDADVAATPGARTPAGRRHLITRTEIAAVVAGISGRPVAAVSGGGRQALRDLPERLRQRVFGQDEAIDRIARAIKRNRAGLGDADKPIGAFLLTGPTGVGKTELTRQLADILGVELIRIDMSEYQEKHTVSRLIGAPPGYVGYDEGGYLTDAVIKAPYSVVLLDEIEKAHPDLFDLLLQIMDHATLTDGNGRRADFHHTVLAMTSNAGGEEMSASTIGFDDGTAPVPTSAAEAAAKRLFRPEFINRLDAIVTFQPLEPDSVRRIVATHVDRLNDKLRSTAGRGSRAQVRLSAAAAQWLAERGYEPRYGARPLARLFQREVADHVTDLLLAGPVRGTLLVEVREDGAGLAVTAVPAAPAAAR
- a CDS encoding response regulator, with amino-acid sequence MHQAMDPNQELKALRERISTLSSAILRISATLDVTTVLQEVVDSARTLTGARYGVITTNDEQGQLQEYVSSGFTAEEHAEFAAWPDGPKLWEHLRDLPGPIRLSDLPAFVRSLGYSPDLMRSKTFQGTPIRHRGMQVGQLFLAEKEGAPEFTTEDEKVLVMFASLAATAIANARTHRDEQRARADLEALVETSPMGVVVFNAGTGHPTWSNREARRIVESLRSPGRPVEELLESITCRRADGREIAFAEFSMAVQSSNIDTVRAEEIVLSVPDGRSVRTLVNCTPIQSEEGAVESVVITMQDLAPLDELERLRAEFLGMVSHELRAPLTAIKGSVDILLEAAPELDPAERHEYFRIIHDQAERMRGLIGDLLDAGRIDSGTLSVSPESSEVADLVDRARNTFLSGGGPHTVLIDLPLDLPPVMADRRRIVQVLNNLLSNAARCSPESSPIRVGAVRRGFHVAISVSDEGRGVPPELLPRLFQRGAGGAGSGGLRDKGGTGLGLVICKGLVEAHGGRIWAESDGAGQGAQFTFTVPVTEHVDAAGSAAVDPRRPPRSRASQERARVLVVDDDPQTLRYVRDALTAAHYSPLVTGDHASLSHIIRTEQPQLVLLDLMLPGTDGIELMERVPELDDLPVVFISGYGRDETIARALEAGAADYIVKPFSATELTARVRAALRRHAEPEPFALGELAIHYEQRRVTVGEREVVLTATEYELLSTLARRAGRVVTYDALLRQIWGERDTGDVNLVRNFVKKLRAKLGDDAATPTWVLNVRGVGYRMPPPSAPLPQ
- a CDS encoding ATP-dependent Clp protease adaptor ClpS, giving the protein MAEQATPPAPDLADRPDSDEEVREPPRYEVLMHNDHYTTMDFVVSVLESIFYKAPSEATRIMLAIHRHGAGRCGVYTREVAEMKVEQVHRLARKNEFPLRCSIQEAP
- a CDS encoding response regulator, which encodes MMKSREELSLQNRALPDRIPSLSRADLETLIDTSPVGVVVLDARTGHPVSCNREARRIVSGLLDPGQTVEELLPATTCRFADGREVAFDQFPLAVVLNSAAAVSAEEIALSVRGGRSVRALINATPIKTEDSTVRSVVVTMQDLGPLDELERRRAEFLDMVSHELRAPLSSIKGLTATVLGNLGIVDPAEVRQFFRIIAQQADDMDGLIRDLLDAGRIETGTLSVDPQLVDAATLVDHARRTFLSSGARHVLKIDLAPDLPRVMADELRIAQVLNNLFSYAAGNSPQSSPIRVTALQEGTELAISVTGEGAGEAPDRLPHLFRKHAATGGGRGTRGRDRLLGLVVCRGLVEAHGGRIRAESLGPGRGTRIIFTLPAVEDTGGRTSPPCAASPRGEERARILVVDDDPLTLRIVRQALVSAGFATSVTGDPRELSHLISTRRPQLVLLDLVFPDVDGIELMESVPALADLPVIFISGYGRDETIARALEAGAADYIVKPFSATELTARVRAALRKRNSPAPFLVADLAIDYEMRRVTVAGRTVRLTVTEYELLRVLSVNAGRVLTYDSLLRQIWGERVTAGSEPVRTFVKKLRGKLGDDPACPTYIFNERGVGYRMAVPDDR
- a CDS encoding TetR/AcrR family transcriptional regulator, producing MEVFRARGYGSTHMGKIAEHIGVSRSSLYATFGDKRTLFLSGLRRDAQAYRTERMPGLETAAAPRKAIVDLFESTFVEGGGATPPGGILLIRAALELVPNDPEVSALVQDEVAVLEQNIRRGIERAQAVGEVDSDVDAAQAAWALLGLFLGTHLLLRSKPVLHAAARQVEALLPPPQGRRRRGRGPVSPRPPKLSSE